One segment of Fusarium falciforme chromosome 13, complete sequence DNA contains the following:
- a CDS encoding MHYT domain-containing protein has protein sequence MTSYDLLGEYQNHIVPQSYNAGFVALSYVVSMVGAGSSLELINRRTGFRGLFNHLLLVSSAVTMGGVAIWCMHFIGNRAIDLANGEPEMQIAYSRGFTAASFFIPILVLLAAFLAIGTNNTVSWWRVIIGGVLCGVATCSMHYLGNASIKNYTCVYRPVNIVGSAIIAVVASNVALFTFFVFRAVWTNSWQKRAISAAVLASAVSGMHWCAATGTRYRLRDIKSEGNEPSKGATVIVVICLSLGACFIIATSAIIRARNMKKSALRAQQVTLGAAVFDKGGRILIDPDGFIPSTVVTDSFLEKNTKDGFSISHPIFQWMFQASRNWSTISNFVGGMRRHISQLPHSSTHKDGRRGIQLISEYGEIIERYDVIFKELFCLAAAELADRFHEDMTSVGVLWDEIIPTGPGGKWPRAQSRMGSRLSLSWGTGDAHEDNQSGSDMAEKGLNARQQDFGRGLLMLLIRRIESDRDAERFVSAGYRFAELHQVSNIIRSCMQIQSSDFETKLRSMSTYTTKHNEAPPGVHIGFFSIRACVSSGFEVLVQKDARHLLPSTALPLKTLENWHVQFLRRFENMPVSKILQSLKEEISARQNAQEIEFAGQLSETIKTLCEWTQEPLFEDAVLTSTMVRVPCRDDEEWVQSTMIVMRRVIPIHSVLSSPNCEFVPLSFFKMRQFSAQFQQEFIRGVHQEFGHVVKLADRREGSPDSEPGFLSKFWPFGRSDSLVATRMNSKTMAAVRGRRALSPNSRQARPPCVDIMMFQDITADVEERKPRAEQGPGSEDSDTLTIAPTNSKTSPVAGIELQSMGHFGTNLQADLRVSNDIGMRKSSVNHTLPFVDILFVETIESREKKTAREASG, from the exons ATGACTTCCTACGACTTGCTTGGTGAGTATCAGAATCACATCGTGCCCCAGAGCTACAATGCCGGCTTCGTCGCTCTCAGCTACGTTGTCAGCATGGTCGGCGCAGGCTCGAGCCTTGAGCTTATTAACAGACGAACCGGCTTCCGAGGCCTGTTCAACCA CCTGTTACTCGTGAGCTCGGCCGTTACTATGGGCGGAGTAGCCATCTGGTGCATG CATTTCATTGGAAACAGAGCCATCGATCTTGCCAACGGAGAACCCGAGATGCAAATAGCCTACTCGAGGGGGTTCACAGCTGcatccttcttcatcccTATCCTCGTCTTGCTGGCCGCCTTTCTCGCAATCGGCACCAATAATACCGTTTCCTGGTGGAGAGTTATTATCGGCGGTGTTCTCTGCGGCGTTGCCACCTGCAGTATGCACTATCTCGGGAACGCGTCTATCAAAAACTATACCTGTGTATATCGGCCAGTTAATATCGTCGGATctgccatcatcgccgtcgtTGCCAGCAACGTTGCCCTCTTCACGTTCTTTGTCTTTAGAGCTGTGTGGACCAATTCGTGGCAGAAGCGAGCCATCTCGGCTGCGGTCCTTGCAAGTGCTGTATCAGGGATGCATTGGTGTGCCGCTACTGGAACTCGCTATCGTCTCAGAGATATCAAGTCTGAGGGTAACGAGCCCTCTAAAGGTGCAACTGTCATTGTGGTTATCTGTTTG TCTCTCGGTGCCTGTTTCATCATTGCTACCTCAGCCATTATTCGCGCGAGGAACATGAAAAAGTCGGCCCTTCGAGCGCAGCAGGTCACACTGGGAGCGGCCGTCTTTGACAAGGGCGGAAGAATTCTCATTGACCCTGATGGATTCATTCCCAGTACTGTTGTCACTGACTCCTTCCTGGAAAAG AATACCAAAGACGGCTTTAGCATCAGTCACCCAATCTTCCAATGGATGTTCCAGGCATCAAGAAACTGGAGTACTATCTCGAACTTTGTCGGCGGTATGAGGCGGCACATATCACAGTTGCCGCATTCTAGTACTCACAAGGACGGACGACGTGGCATTCAGCTCATTAGCGAGTATGGAGAGATAATTGAACGCTACGACGTCATTTTTAAGGAACTTTTCTGTCTTGCCGCAGCCGAGCTTGCGGACCGGTTTCATGAGGATATGACCTCAGTAGGTGTCTTGTGGGATGAGATTATCCCTACAGGCCCGGGCGGCAAGTGGCCACGAGCCCAATCTCGAATGGGCTCTCGTCTAAGTCTCTCTTGGGGAACGGGAGACGCTCATGAGGACAACCAAAGCGGCTCTGACATGGCAGAGAAGGGGCTCAACGCTCGACAGCAGGACTTTGGGCGCGGCTTATTGATGTTGTTAATTCGCCGCATCGAGTCGGATCGGGACGCCGAGCGTTTTGTGTCAGCCGGTTATCGTTTCGCTGAGCTCCATCAGGTCAGCAATATCATCAGGTCGTGCATGCAGATTCAGAGTTCCGATTTTGAGACGAAACTCCGATCCATGTCGACATACACAACCAAGCACAACGAGGCACCCCCAGGTGTTCATATAGGATTCTTCTCCATCCGAGCCTGCGTCAGCTCCGGATTCGAGGTTCTGGTACAGAAGGACGCCCGACATCTTCTCCCATCCACAGCTCTTCCACTTAAGACACTCGAGAACTGGCACGTACAGTTCCTCAGGCGGTTTGAAAACATGCCAGTTTCCAAAATACTTCAAAGTCTGAAGGAGGAGATCTCGGCGCGGCAAAACGCTCAGGAGATCGAGTTTGCGGGTCAGCTATCAGAGACCATCAAGACGCTGTGTGAGTGGACACAAGAGCCCCTTTTTGAAGACGCAGTCCTCACGTCTACCATGGTTCGTGTACCCTGccgagacgatgaagaatgGGTGCAATCGACCATGATTGTGATGCGGCGGGTGATTCCCATCCACTCAGTACTGTCGAGCCCCAACTGTGAATTTGTGCCTCTTAGCTTTTTCAAGATGCGCCAGTTCTCAGCACAATTTCAACAAGAATTTATACGAGGGGTACACCAAGAGTTTGGGCACGTCGTCAAGTTGGCGGATAGGCGTGAGGGATCCCCAGATAGCGAACCTGGCTTCCTATCCAAGTTCTGGCCGTTTGGGCGGTCCGACAGTTTAGTGGCCACGAGGATGAATAGCAAGACTATGGCGGCGGTGAGGGGACGACGCGCCTTGTCGCCCAACTCACGACAGGCCCGGCCGCCATGTGTAGATATCATGATGTTTCAAGACATCACGGCCGACGTTGAAGAAAGAAAGCCGAGAGCAGAGCAAGGGCCCGGATCGGAAGACTCAGACACGCTCACGATCGCACCGACTAACTCGAAGACATCACCGGTAGCAGGGATTGAGCTCCAGTCGATGGGCCACTTCGGAACCAACTTGCAGGCGGACTTACGGGTGTCCAACGACATTGGGATGCGTAAAAGTTCAGTGAACCATACGTTGCCGTTTGTGGATATTCTTTTTGTCGAGACTATTGAGAGCCGCGAGAAAAAGACGGCGAGAGAGGCGAGCGGTTGA
- a CDS encoding ATP-dependent DNA helicase, with product MAVGLRHNHDISFIATRCKTMAIVFYVTNYATKVEDPVWKRVAATAELFPTTVGSMVENSEASETDRGQNQTRQFLMKVANRIFTERTLSQVEVVAYLLGYPTEFASNDAWTFLNVSSLYWHVFRRWRHLRCESGMEVVDEPLEEMVFLEEGGERVSLVQAYPHRGKLLEDLSLYDYMSIVRLKRKGKGAGTRGEVQFDRSWPPSQTWVQVLRKPGEHAIVCFDGYLSTDWSEETEGYYKRAAVQHLALFVPWESFLSEGAGDINSIWERHKQALPRRISFTVDNIQLLHRSAEDAKRDARQWAAQSGDGDGDPGVDTVGPECDMEPQTAYRSDRVGTATRLLDVLRQAIARKEITAGSKEISTMAQQLSQFQQLALCSTDELRGTIVPERGPRTLSRAERSSSSPEADVPWQEHVRSIKSQQMSASREKEKMIQGIQSQPDSNTAERESAVYNVLNGFGGHEVRLTATDPEALGRCVGPSTTIQFGPSTSFSEAGRQLSKSLTLNRKQDIALRLLCRQLDRVRRDESGTPQLCQFVGREGGTGKSRVIATIAEPFASKGTSHRLLVTATSGTAAANIDGITIHSACGFSKDTAPRGGRGSDVDGFAASSSANLRVDGRSTAQWQEKWLLIIDELRGRAQDFGGIPIVLFCGDFHQFRPVQERSILLPSTAISLHEEKSFKAEQRYQHDRAHALWNKFTTVVMLDEQVRAASDPQLRRLLTRVRHGVQDRSDMDMLNRTCYGENRRIPWESGLTVVTPLNRNRWNLNVEASLCFQKAQQSRLRIFVSEHRWKDGEPTEEEAVMMLSQGDDSAVPVPAIFMFVPGMPVVVNKNTHQGLKLVNGASYTALDVIVDKAYPGHRVNEETLLHFGPPAGLVLASGTTRDFHFVGMPAGTILLTPVSTMIECQKKRPWQRKNVSRRGLPCAAAFACTDYKVQSKTLDRVALELRGTRTTNIDGEAVPAQCDPYSLTIEGITLLSKVRERDFVGNRVPESMVAAEERLEKLSNKTIRNAECWDWSEQN from the exons ATGGCTGTGGGCCTGCGACACAACCACGACATCTCGTTCATCGCAACGCGGTGCAAGACCATGGCCATTGTGTTCTACGTAACGAATTACGCCACAAAGGTCGAGGATCCGGTGTGGAAGCGGGTGGCCGCGACAGCAGAACTGTTCCCCACCACGGTTGGGTCCATGGTCGAGAACAGCGAGGCAAGTGAGACGGACCGGGGCCAAAATCAAACGCGCCAATTCCTGATGAAGGTTGCGAACCGGATATTCACAGAGCGGACACTGTCGCAGGTCGAAGTCGTCGCCTACCTGCTGGGCTACCCGACGGAGTTTGCAAGCAACGACGCCTGGACGTTCCTGAATGTGTCCTCCCTCTACTGGCATGTCTTCCGACGATGGCGTCACCTGCGATGCGAGAGCGGTATGGAGGTCGTAGACGAGCCGCTCGAGGAGATGGTATTCCTCGAAGAGGGCGGAGAAAGGGTCTCTCTAGTACAGGCATATCCGCACCGCGGCAAGCTCCTGGAGGATCTGTCGCTGTATGACTACATGTCGATAGTCAGGCTGAagcgcaagggcaagggtgCAGGAACTCGGGGGGAGGTACAATTCGACAGGTCCTGGCCCCCCTCACAGACATGGGTGCAGGTGCTGCGAAAGCCCGGCGAACACGCCATCGTCTGCTTCGACGGCTACCTGAGCACAGACTGGAGCGAGGAAACCGAGGGTTACTATAAGAG GGCAGCGGTTCAGCACCTGGCCCTATTCGTCCCGTGGGAGTCGTTCTTGTCCGAGGGGGCGGGGGATATCAACAGCATATGGGAAAGACACAAGCAGGCTCTGCCTCGAAGGATATCATTCACGGTAGACAACATCCAACTACTCCACCGGTCGGCTGAAGACGCAAAGCGGGATGCCAGACAGTGGGCCGCGCAGTCcggggacggggacggggaTCCTGGCGTTGACACAGTCGGGCCAGAGTGTGATATGGAACCTCAGACGGCATACCGCTCGGATAGGGTCGGTACCGCAACACGGCTGCTAGACGTGTTGAGGCAGGCGATAGCGAGAAAAGAGATCACTGCTGGGTCGAAGGAGATCTCGACCATGGCACAGCAACTGAGTCAGTTTCAGCAGTTGGCCCTGTGCTCGACAGATGAGCTGCGCGGCACAATAGTTCCAGAGAGAGGACCGAGGACACTGAGCAGGGCAGagaggtcgtcgtcgtctccgGAGGCGGACGTGCCGTGGCAGGAGCATGTCAGGTCCATCAAGTCGCAGCAAATGAGCGCCTCtagagagaaggagaagatgatcCAGGGAATACAGAGCCAGCCCGACAGCAACACAGCTGAGCGCGAGTCAGCTGTGTACAACGTGCTGAATGGTTTCGGAGGCCACGAAGTCCGTCTCACGGCTACCGATCCGGAAGCCCTAGGCCGGTGCGTGGGGCCATCGACGACTATCCAGTTCGGCCCGTCCACGTCGTTTTCTGAGGCGGGGAGGCAACTGTCCAAGTCATTGACACTCAACCGAAAACAGGACATCGCCCTCCGGCTACTATGTCGCCAACTAGACCGTGTACGCCGGGACGAGAGCGGAACCCCACAGCTCTGCCAATTCGTCGGACGCGAAGGCGGCACTGGGAAGTCGCGCGTCATCGCGACCATCGCCGAGCCATTCGCAAGCAAGGGGACATCGCACCGTCTGCTGGTAACGGCGACCTCGGGAACAGCAGCCGCAAACATCGACGGGATCACCATCCATTCCGCCTGTGGATTCTCCAAAGATACAGCCCCGCGAGGAGGTCGGGGCTCAGACGTCGATGGGTTTGCAGCGTCCAGCTCGGCGAATCTCCGAGTCGACGGACGAAGCACGGCGCAGTGGCAGGAGAAATGGCTGCTGATCATCGACGAG CTTCGAGGGCGCGCGCAGGACTTCGGCGGCATCCCCATCGTCCTCTTCTGCGGGGATTTCCACCAATTCCGCCCTGTGCAGGAGAGGTCGATCCTCCTCCCGAGCACGGCCATTTCGTTGCATGAAGAAAAATCGTTCAAGGCGGAGCAAAGGTACCAGCACGATAGGGCGCACGCGCTGTGGAACAAGTTCACCACGGTCGTCATGCTGGATGAGCAGGTCCGCGCCGCCAGCGATCCACAGCTGCGGAGACTGCTAACGCGGGTGCGCCATGGGGTGCAGGACCGGTCGGACATGGACATGCTGAATCGCACCTGCTACGGGGAGAACAGACGGATCCCTTGGGAGTCGGGGCTCACCGTGGTGACGCCGCTGAACAGGAACCGCTGGAACCTAAACGTCGAGGCATCACTGTGTTTCCAGAAGGCGCAGCAATCCCGGCTGCGTATCTTCGTATCCGAGCACAGATGGAAAGACGGCGAGCcgacggaggaggaagccgtCATGATGCTGAGCCAAGGTGACGACAGCGCCGTCCCGGTGCCTGCCATTTTTATGTTCGTTCCGGGTATGCCCGTCGTCGTAAACAAGAATACGCACCAAGGCCTGAAGCTGGTCAACGGGGCCAGCTATACGGCCTTGGAcgtcatcgtcgacaagGCATACCCGGGCCATCGGGTCAACGAGGAGACCCTACTGCATTTCGGCCCGCCGGCGGGCCTCGTGCTGGCGTCGGGGACGACAAGAGACTTCCACTTCGTAGGAATGCCGGCCGGCACCATCCTCCTAACGCCGGTCAGTACCATGATAGAATGCCAGAAGAAGCGCCCGTGGCAAAGAAAGAATGTCAGCCGGCGGGGATTGCCATGCGCAGCGGCTTTTGCCTGCACGGATTACAAGGTGCAAAGCAAGACATTGGACCGGGTGGCCCTCGAACTCCGGGGCACGAGGACGACGAACATCGACGGCGAGGCTGTTCCAGCGCAGTGCGATCCTTATAGCTT AACCATAGAGGGCATCACGCTTCTGTCCAAGGTGCGGGAGAGAGATTTCGTGGGCAACAGGGTGCCAGAGAGCATGGTTGCGGCAGAGGAAAGGCTGGAAAAGCTGAGCAACAAGACGATTAGGAATGCGGAGTGCTGGGACTGGTCCGAACAGAACTAA